A window of Seriola aureovittata isolate HTS-2021-v1 ecotype China chromosome 17, ASM2101889v1, whole genome shotgun sequence genomic DNA:
ACTTATACCAAcatatgaaaaaggaaaaaagtgatGTACAATGTGCAGAATTTTATAGTTGTCTTTTCAAGTCAGGAGGTTTTGATCCCACACACCCACCACTAAGATATGTGGCGTACAAGCAGCCTTGAATTTtccaaataaatacattaataaataaataaagctacaTTTTTTGGTGATATTTGCATATATGAATCTAGTGAGTTTTTTGAATTCTCaagtaaaatatatgaaaatcaaaggtgtaatatacagtatttcctAGTAGGCATCATTGCATATAAATTGCTCCTTTGATACAGCCTCATAACTATGTTCATAGGCATTGACTGGGCCCCAGAGTCCAACCGCATTGTGACATGTGCCTCTGACCGCAACGCCTATGTGTGGAGTCTGAAGGATGGGGTGTGGAAACCCACCCTGGTCCTTGTGCGCATCAACCGTGCAGCCACATGTGTGAAGTGGTCACCTCTGGAAAACAAGTTTGCCCTGGGCAGTGGTGCTCGTCTCATCTCTGTCTGCTATTTTGAGAAGGAGAATGACTGGtgagaaaaacatcatcaaattTAAACtattcacattttcaaacatcacTGATGTTGGTCTTCTGGCGGTGTCTTCAAAGGGGTGACGGACAAACAGATTGGAATGTGTCTGTATACCACCGACATCCACATTGTATACCCCGCTGTATATATTTACCTCATATACAGATTGTTGAGTAGTACATTTAAATACAGGTTTTGACCATTCTCCCTCCCTTTCAGGTGGCTGAGTAAGCACATCAAGAAGCCCATTCGTTCCACAGTCCTGTGTCTGGACTGGCATCCCAACAACATCCTACTGGCAGCCGGGTCTGCAGATCTTCACTGCAGGTGAGACCGATACCAAAACAGTGATGTAGAGGAGGGAAAGCAGACTGGAATCTTAGTTCTACAAACACAGAGCCAGAGAAAAATGTTTGGATGATACACCAAGAAGTTATGTTAGTTCTGGGATGTGTTGGAGCACCATTGGGTTCTATGACATAGTCAAGGAGCGGAGCTTAAGTTTGGCAATATGCTATGTTTTTCTCACTATCAACAACCTAAACCCAGAACAACAGTGAATGTATCTGAGttaagtgttgtgtgtgtgtccaaatcTGGATATATCTTCTTCCTCTGGgccatagagctccactgttgtccagaatcttttaaattaaacataaatgaGATGCACTGTTGCTGTGGgtcacatgttccttcatcaccataaacacacacattgtagtttatttgagtcagtcccacacacactgtcctgctgccagaaTACTCACctgagcaccaaatgtggattaatctgtCACTGAAAATTGTCCCCAGTAAATGcacatttcctcctgtttgagtattGATTCATAAAAACTAGTGACCAGTTCATTTAGAAAATTCCTGAGCTTTtattacaaaaatgaaactacGTATTTACAAACGGTTTGTAACATCTTCGCTGGCAATCAGTGCGCCTGGCACTGAAAgtcacacacaggaaatattgCAAGACACGTTGTtgcttttggtcttttcatgggatatGTTGACAACAGAATTACAGAGAATGCTAGCATTGAGTCTGCAAGATTACTAAACACTTCTGGTATCTAAGAAGTGTGGGccttaagaaaatattttatttttcttgactACCTTTTAAAAGATGAAGCTgctttaatagttttttttcttaccctTGGGGCTGTGAACATGTTCCTGCTTCACAGGGTTTTCTCAGCCTACATCAAGGATATCGAAGACAAGCCTGGACCAACTGCCTGGGGGGCCAAGATGCCTTTTGGGGAGGTGCTGCTGGAGCATAAGGACTGTGGAGGCTGGGTGCACAGTGTCTCCTTCTCCCCCAGTGGAGACCATCTGGCGTGGGTGGcccacaacagcagcatcactgtGGCTGATGCTGCCCAGAAGAAGGAGTGAGTACTGCTGCTAAGCCACTTATTCCATCAGTATGACCCGTGTTAACATTCAGCTGGAATGGAGATGAGGTATCCTGTTCATTTTGAGACAGTGTCTCTCCAGTTCCCTGTGTCTTTTCGTATGATGAGTGCTTGTTGACATGACAGTATATATCACCTCTTTGTCTGTTTAGAGTCACCCAGCTGACCACTGAGCATCTGCCACTGTTGAGCGTCCTCTACGTCAGCCCCACTGAGATTGTTGCTGCAGTAACTATTACCTgctctatgtttgtgtgtgtgtatgggaatAGTATGAGTGTGTCCCCAGAAACTTCAAGCATGAGTGAGATGACCAGATGATATCCCACTGTAATTCAAGTATCAATATTAATGATCAagtatgataataataataataataataataatatgataataataataataataatgataataataataataacataaaggATCAATATTTGTATATTGAAATGGATCAAATATGAATAAATCTGCTGCTTTGGCATCTTTTAGGGACCTTTTAGGGTTTGGACCACAAACTGTCTTCTCATCAACCGGcccagcatcaaacagcagacggACGTGGTTTTATCCCATTCAGACCAACATAATTACATGGGTTAAATCCATGTTTatgatgtgacattttaaattcttatagaaatgaagaaaaagggGGAATTGTCTTGGTCAAACACTTAGAATTTACGGAGAATGACACCCTCAGATTTTGACTGTTGATGTTGTATGTGGCTGTCAAATTGAGTAATGCAGCTTTATGGCCACAGATATGGTCAAAATGAACTTGAATGTagatataattattattacttgcATCCTTAATCTCTTGTGTCAATGTCAGGGTCATGACTGTTGCCCATACCAGTTCACCTATAAGGGTCCTGGTGCCCTGGAGTTCGTGAAGAAGCTGGACATCCCCAAGCAGACCTCTAAAGGCAGCATGTCAGCCATGCAACACTTCCGCAACCTGGACAAGAGGGCCACTGAGGAGGACAGCAACGAGCTGGGCACCCTTCACCAGAACAGCATCACGTAAGGCATCATAACATCCACCAAGGAGGTTTTCAGTTTGAATGGTTGTTTATTAGTGGCATGTGTTGACAGATTTCAAGTACAGTTTGGTGAAAAGTTGGGCAGCATGGTGACCCAAGGGTTAAGTTACGAGCCATGAACTGCAAAACCTCCTTTTCAGATTTGGCCACAGACCTTTATTGTATCACTCCCCTCATTTGCCATCATTCCTTTTGTCTATGAAGTAAAAGTcccaaaaactacaaaaagtaACTTCAAGGATCAAGATGAAAGTCTTCTGAATCTGGATCCGATAGCAGCACCATGTGGCCACTTTACAGTCTGGCTCAAATTCCTATCATTTCATCCAAACATTTACCACATTTGATATTATGCATTTGGATGAGCTCAAAAAGCCTTTCTTGTCATAGTGCTAACCCAACTGGTCCACAGATTCCTGTAGATGTAACT
This region includes:
- the zgc:86896 gene encoding actin-related protein 2/3 complex subunit 1A-A, which produces MSFYSFGLEPLSCHAWNKDRTQIAVSPNNNVVNIYEKKGKNWVKIHELTEHSGRITGIDWAPESNRIVTCASDRNAYVWSLKDGVWKPTLVLVRINRAATCVKWSPLENKFALGSGARLISVCYFEKENDWWLSKHIKKPIRSTVLCLDWHPNNILLAAGSADLHCRVFSAYIKDIEDKPGPTAWGAKMPFGEVLLEHKDCGGWVHSVSFSPSGDHLAWVAHNSSITVADAAQKKEVTQLTTEHLPLLSVLYVSPTEIVAAGHDCCPYQFTYKGPGALEFVKKLDIPKQTSKGSMSAMQHFRNLDKRATEEDSNELGTLHQNSITQMCVVSGEKAKVEKYSSVGLDGAMVIWDFKH